DNA sequence from the Bradyrhizobium sp. CIAT3101 genome:
AAGTGCAGATCACGAAGCCGTGGGCCGAGCGCCTTGGCAGCAGTCCTTGGCGCCAGTCCTTGGCGCTACTGCGCCGGGACCTTTTCCGGCTGGGCGGCCATGGCGCGGCTCTTGAAGTAGTCGAGCACGAACAGGCGGATTGCCGAGGACAGATTGCCCTGCTGGCGGCCGCCGTCGATTTCGCCGACGAGCTCGGACAGCGTCATGTTGCGCAGGCCCGAGATCTCCTTCATGCCGTTCCAGAACGCCTCTTCCAGGCTGACGCTGGTCTTGTGGCCGGCGACCACGATCGAACGCTTCACGACGGGCGACTTCATGGCTGCTCCTCGCGATCGATCCGATGCTGGTCCAGATGCGCCTTCGCCTGGTCCGCCTGCTTCTCCTCCGACGATCGCTCGGCCTTCGTGCGGCCGAACTTCGTTCGGTTGGCGTCCGCCTGCTTCGCCGATGCTTCCCGCTCGGCGCGCTTCCTGAAACGATTCAGGTTGATGACGTTCCCCATGCCGCGTCTCCATCATCCGCTCCTCTTCAGGCTGGATGAAACTTCCAGAAACAGGGCGCCGCGTTGCGCCCCACAAGACTTGATCGTCATTCGCTCGTCCTCGTCAATCGGCCTGTCGGCCATCAAACGATGAATTTCGCCCCGTCAAGGGCAGAGGGGCTTTGCGTAGCAGGTGCCGCCGCCGCCACATTGACGGTAATCAAATCCTGTCCTTTAAGCCTTATAATTATGAGCTTTTAGGGCTCCGTATCATTACGGATGACTATCGGAATTCGGAATTCACCCGGGTCGCGTCATCTTCTCCGGCTGCACCAGGCGGTCGAATTCGTCGGCCGAGACGAAGCCGAGCCGCAGTGCCTCCTCCTTCAGCGTGGTGCCGTTGGCATGCGCGGTCTTGGCCACCTTGGCTGCGTTGTCGTAGCCGATCTTCGGCGCGAGCGCGGTCACCAGCATCAGCGAACGCTCCATCAGCTCCTTGATGTGCTTCTGGTCGGCGCGGATGCCGCTGACGCAATGCTCGGTGAATGAGCGCGCGGCGTCCGCTATCAGGCGGATCGAGTGCAGCATGTTGTAGGCGAGCACCGGCTTGTAGACGTTGAGCTCGAAATGGCCCTGGCTGCCGGCGACCGTAATCGCGGTGTGATTACCGAACACCTGGCAGCACACCATGGTCATCGCCTCGCACTGCGTCGGATTGACCTTGCCCGGCATGATCGATGAGCCCGGTTCGTTCTCCGGCAGGATCAGTTCGCCAAGGCCCGAGCGCGGGCCCGATCCGAGCAGGCGGATGTCGTTGGCGATCTTGAACAGGCCCGTCGCGACGGAATTGATGGCGCCGTGCGCCAGCACATAGGCGTCGTTCGAAGCCAGCGCCTCGAATTTGTTGGCGGCGCTGGTGAAGGGAAGTTTCGTGATCCCGGCGACGTGCTTTGCAAACAGCTTTGCGAAGCGCGGCTTCGAATTGAGGCCGGTGCCGACGGCGGTGCCGCCCTGCGCCAGCGGATAGAGGTCCTTCACCGCGACCTTGAGTCGCGCGATGCCGCTCTCGACCTGCGCGGCGTAGCCCGAGAATTCCTGGCCAAGTGTCAGCGGCGTCGCGTCCTGGGTGTGGGTACGGCCGATCTTCACGATCTTGGCGAACTCCTTCTCCTTCTTGCGCAGCGCGCGGTGCAGTTCGCCGAGGGCAGGGACGAGATCCGCCGTGACGCGGCTTGCGGCCGCGATGTGCATCGCCGTCGGGAAAGAGTCGTTCGACGACTGGCTCATGTTGACGTGGTCGTTGGGATGCACCGGCTTCTTGGATCCGAGCTCGCCGCCGAGCAGCTCGTTGGCGCGGTTGGCGATGACCTCGTTGAGGTTCATGTTGCTCTGGGTCCCCGAGCCGGTCTGCCACACCACGAGCGGGAAATGATCGTCGAGCTTGCCCTCGATCACCTCGTGCGCGGCGCGAATGATGGCGCCGGCGCGGCGCTTGTCGAGCAGGCCGAGCTCGAGGTTGGACTGTGCGGCCGCAAGCTTGACGATGCCGAGCGCATGCACGAGCGAGATCGGCATGCGGTCGATGCCGATGCGGAAATTCTGGCGCGAGCGTTCGGTCTGCGCCCCCCAATAGCGATCGGCGGGGACCTCGATGGGACCGAAACTGTCGGTCTCGATGCGGGTCGCGGGGCGGGCGGTCTTCGCGCGGGCAGCTTTGGCCATGAGCACATCCATTCTGCCGCGCGAGACGCCGCGCGGCCTCTTGATGTGCTCTTCTATATAGGGAGTTTGGCCGGGCGCGACGGTCTCGCGGCCAACCTAGATCATTTCTTGCGGAAACGATCGAGC
Encoded proteins:
- a CDS encoding ribbon-helix-helix domain-containing protein; this encodes MKSPVVKRSIVVAGHKTSVSLEEAFWNGMKEISGLRNMTLSELVGEIDGGRQQGNLSSAIRLFVLDYFKSRAMAAQPEKVPAQ
- a CDS encoding DUF4169 family protein, whose translation is MGNVINLNRFRKRAEREASAKQADANRTKFGRTKAERSSEEKQADQAKAHLDQHRIDREEQP
- the fumC gene encoding class II fumarate hydratase, which translates into the protein MDVLMAKAARAKTARPATRIETDSFGPIEVPADRYWGAQTERSRQNFRIGIDRMPISLVHALGIVKLAAAQSNLELGLLDKRRAGAIIRAAHEVIEGKLDDHFPLVVWQTGSGTQSNMNLNEVIANRANELLGGELGSKKPVHPNDHVNMSQSSNDSFPTAMHIAAASRVTADLVPALGELHRALRKKEKEFAKIVKIGRTHTQDATPLTLGQEFSGYAAQVESGIARLKVAVKDLYPLAQGGTAVGTGLNSKPRFAKLFAKHVAGITKLPFTSAANKFEALASNDAYVLAHGAINSVATGLFKIANDIRLLGSGPRSGLGELILPENEPGSSIMPGKVNPTQCEAMTMVCCQVFGNHTAITVAGSQGHFELNVYKPVLAYNMLHSIRLIADAARSFTEHCVSGIRADQKHIKELMERSLMLVTALAPKIGYDNAAKVAKTAHANGTTLKEEALRLGFVSADEFDRLVQPEKMTRPG